From a single Miscanthus floridulus cultivar M001 chromosome 8, ASM1932011v1, whole genome shotgun sequence genomic region:
- the LOC136470900 gene encoding uncharacterized protein has translation MGPAKSNIEYNPDAGPEAYTNSSVHTRLSSYTEASRLVHGSDYDPRTEERLDPELVMRIGQGKKHGRFYMGDGILETGCTPPLNRLRAASTSSSVPISQRPTAVASIQAELQQLRAQQKSLLVEREAERAERESERQRVQALEAQQDGLLKFVQQLGQKQGWEIPAELLAPPPPPPYRRESTPHQSGGASNHVEGSPASHVGPSPPGPSPGSHAGASHPSQSP, from the exons atgggcccggcaaagtccaacatcgagtacaacccggatgcgggcccagaggcgtacaccaactccagcgtccacacccgcctcagtTCGTACACGGAGGCATCAAGGTTAGTCCACGGGTCGGACTACgatccgaggaccgaggagcgccttgatcctgagctagtgatgaggattgggcaaggcaagaagcatgggcggttttaCATGGGCGATGGCATCCTCGAGACGGGCTGTACTCCTCCTCTCAACCGCCtacgagcagcgagcacgagctctagcgtgcccataagCCAACGGCCGACAGCGGTGGCTtcaatccag gccgagctgcagcaaCTTCGGGCTCAGCAGAAGAGTTTGCTAGTTGAGAGGGaggctgagcgggccgagcgggagtcCGAGCGTCAGAGGGTacaagctttggaggcccagcaagatggtttgctcaagttcgtgcaacaacttgggcAGAAACAAGGTTGGGAGATTCCAGCAGAGctgcttgcaccaccaccaccaccaccatatcgtcgagagtctactccg catcaatcgggtggggcgtcgaaccatgtcgaagggtcgccggcatcgcacgtcgggccatccccacctggaccgtcgccgggatcgcacgctGGGGCGTCCCACCCCTCACAGTCGCCGTGA